The Archangium primigenium genomic interval GCGGTGTGGGGCGAGTCTGGCGGCATTCAAGCGGTGCGGGTGGACTCGGCGGGGCAGGTGCTCGATGCCTCGCCCATCGTGTTGTCCGCGGCGAGCTCGGTGAACGTCCGCGTGGCGTCCCGGGGCGGTGAGTTCCTGGTGCTCTGGTCGGACAACGGCCTGTGGGCCCGGCGCGTGCGGGCCTCGGACGGCGCGCTGCTCGGCGCGGCGGTGCTGCTGGACTCGACACTCAGCGCCCAGTGGGGCCTCTCGTTCGACGCGACCTTCGATGGCGAGCACTACCGGGTGCTCTGGTCGGGCGTGCGCGAGGGGGCGCGCCGTCTGCTCACCGCGCGCCTGTCACCGAACGGCTCGGTGGACGCGGGGTCGGAGCAGCGCCTCGCGGAGGCCTATCCCGCGGAGTCCGAAGGCCTGGGGATCGCCGCCGCCGGGCCGGGTCGGTTCATGGCCGCCTACAATCCCCCCGCCAATGTCTCCTACCGGCTCGTCCAGCCCTTCTCGTGCGCGCCGGACGTGACGCCCCCCATCATCACCTGTCCGGCCACCAAGACGTACCAGTGTGTCTACAGCGGCCAGCGCGTGATGACGGACTTCGAGTACGGAGACAACTGCGGCATCGCCTACACGGGCACGAGCCCCAACTACATCGGCCAGCCCGGGATCCAGACGAACCATGTCTCCGTCACGGACCTGTCGGGCAACTCGGCGTCGTGCGCCACCCAGTGGAACATCGTGGACACGGAGGAGCCCACGGTCACCCTGCATGGCCCCACGTACCTGGATGTGCCCTACGGCACGCCCTACCAGGAGCCGGGCTACTCGGCCGAGGACGGCTGTGACGGATACGGCCCGTGGATCACCTCCCAGGTCCAGGTGTATGGCACGGTCAACACGTCCCAGCCGGGGTTCTACGAGCGGCAGTACGTCCTCACCGACCGGTCCGGGAATATCGGCTTCGCGGTCCGCATCGTGCGGGTCCTCGAGCCGTAGGACCGGCGGCCCGCGTCACCGCTCGGTGGGCCGCAGGTCGAGCCGGGTGATCCGGAGCGCGGAATCCCCCTGGATGTCCGCCTCGTCGAACAGCACGGGGCGCAGCCGTGTCTGGGAGAAGAGGTGGGTCTGGTCCGCGAACAGCGGCGAGGCGGGGTCCGTCGACTCGGAGTAGGTGAGCAGCGCGGACGCCCGGGGGCCGCTCCGGGTGAACTCGGTGAGCAGCACGAAGCTCGTGCCGTTGTTGATGGGGTAGCCCTGGGCGGTGAGGCCCGTGCGCTCGGAGAGCACGGGCCCCCGCTCGGTGCGGGGCAAGAGGGTGGAGTTGGCGGGCGTGTAGCCCACCACGTTGAGCACGCCCTCCTGGCCGAGTCCTCCACT includes:
- a CDS encoding immunoglobulin-like domain-containing protein; translated protein: MKTPDFSFAWRALARHTVLLSALAACGPTDVSESEPPRALKTTAQAQLIFPLQASAPTSVTGPQAGATSAEPSVALGNGIYFLAWMEYTESTPPMLYGRRVRASDGVALDAQPIVLAPGSGHFIERPSVAFDGENFFVVWSEGLPTVFGRRVRASDGALLDAAPRLYSEGPNSSIVGRYAAVSFDGTNYLLTWMGTHFPAPQEYYFKTLGRRVRPSDGNVLDAQPFVVGEASRSHVSSTGGTSLAVWGESGGIQAVRVDSAGQVLDASPIVLSAASSVNVRVASRGGEFLVLWSDNGLWARRVRASDGALLGAAVLLDSTLSAQWGLSFDATFDGEHYRVLWSGVREGARRLLTARLSPNGSVDAGSEQRLAEAYPAESEGLGIAAAGPGRFMAAYNPPANVSYRLVQPFSCAPDVTPPIITCPATKTYQCVYSGQRVMTDFEYGDNCGIAYTGTSPNYIGQPGIQTNHVSVTDLSGNSASCATQWNIVDTEEPTVTLHGPTYLDVPYGTPYQEPGYSAEDGCDGYGPWITSQVQVYGTVNTSQPGFYERQYVLTDRSGNIGFAVRIVRVLEP